The proteins below are encoded in one region of Bosea sp. BIWAKO-01:
- a CDS encoding nickel-binding protein yields the protein MPIFLDRHNLRGLTAADIAEAHRKDLEVQERYGVRFLTYWFDEARGTGFCLIDAPDIQAAMRVHDEAHGDLAKDVIEVDLSAVEAFLGRVSDPAPKGDSPHAMFDPALRAIMFTDIVDSTGMTARLGDLRAVEMTRAHDSLVRRSLNDKGGREVKHTGDGIMASFDDVVAAVDCARSIQQAFDAFNLASKEKLRVRIGLDAGEPVADSNDLFGATVQTAARLCQAAEPDTIVVSGAVSALVLNRFPLVSLGHKALKGFVHPVAAFEVNWH from the coding sequence ATGCCCATTTTTCTTGATCGACATAACTTGAGGGGTCTGACCGCAGCAGATATCGCCGAAGCCCATCGCAAGGATTTGGAGGTGCAGGAGCGTTACGGCGTACGATTTCTGACTTATTGGTTCGACGAAGCAAGGGGTACAGGCTTCTGCCTCATAGACGCACCTGACATCCAGGCAGCAATGCGGGTGCATGACGAGGCTCACGGAGATTTAGCCAAAGATGTCATCGAGGTAGATCTTTCCGCTGTCGAAGCCTTTCTCGGTCGCGTCTCGGACCCAGCTCCAAAAGGCGACAGCCCTCATGCAATGTTTGATCCGGCCTTACGCGCCATCATGTTCACCGACATTGTCGACTCGACCGGCATGACCGCAAGGCTAGGCGATCTAAGGGCGGTTGAGATGACCAGAGCCCATGATTCCTTGGTGCGCCGCTCCCTCAACGACAAGGGGGGACGCGAGGTCAAGCACACCGGGGATGGGATCATGGCTTCTTTCGATGACGTCGTTGCAGCGGTGGATTGTGCTCGTTCAATTCAGCAGGCCTTTGATGCCTTCAACCTCGCGAGCAAGGAGAAGTTACGGGTGCGGATCGGGTTAGACGCTGGTGAGCCCGTTGCCGACAGTAATGACCTGTTCGGAGCGACAGTTCAGACTGCGGCTCGCCTATGTCAGGCGGCTGAACCGGACACCATCGTCGTGTCGGGAGCGGTATCGGCTTTGGTTTTGAACCGATTCCCCCTCGTTTCTCTTGGTCATAAAGCCTTGAAAGGCTTCGTGCATCCCGTTGCAGCGTTCGAGGTGAACTGGCACTGA
- a CDS encoding GNAT family N-acetyltransferase, producing the protein MAKRPIPHPTLSTARLRLRQFRADDADEMHKCFADPETMRFWNQPVYTKRVETERSVRNFIDCTPSYYRFWAVADEADDRCLGLVNYHDGHIRSRRASIGYMINPARHRQGLAAEAVTAMLDFCFAELGLHRIQAFIHPDNSASIGLVEKLGFSREGVLRDNLRVGDVWRDDLLYALLSREWRN; encoded by the coding sequence ATGGCTAAGCGCCCCATACCCCATCCCACGCTCTCGACCGCTCGCCTGCGCTTGCGCCAGTTTCGCGCCGATGATGCGGACGAGATGCACAAATGCTTCGCCGATCCCGAGACAATGCGGTTTTGGAACCAGCCGGTCTACACAAAGCGCGTCGAAACCGAGCGCTCGGTGCGCAATTTCATCGATTGCACGCCATCCTACTATCGATTTTGGGCGGTGGCCGACGAGGCCGATGATCGATGCCTGGGGCTGGTCAATTACCACGATGGTCACATTCGCAGCAGGCGCGCCAGCATCGGCTATATGATCAACCCCGCTCGGCATCGGCAGGGTCTGGCCGCAGAGGCCGTTACGGCCATGCTTGATTTCTGTTTTGCCGAACTTGGCCTGCACCGCATTCAAGCCTTTATCCATCCCGACAACAGCGCGTCGATCGGGCTGGTCGAGAAACTGGGCTTCAGTCGCGAAGGGGTGCTGCGAGACAATCTGCGTGTGGGTGATGTTTGGCGGGACGATCTGCTCTACGCCCTCCTGTCCCGCGAGTGGCGCAATTGA
- the argC gene encoding N-acetyl-gamma-glutamyl-phosphate reductase — translation MSIRVGIVGISGFGGGEALRLIASHPSFELVYAAGESSAGSRLVDRFPGVPGKLAELVIEKWDPATLPKLDVLFASLPTGASAEALARVPKDVKIVDIGGDHRYVEGWAYGLADIWPAQIKGQTRIANPGCFPAATLIALAPLLADGLIEPGNIVIDVKTGISGAGRGGDSMFGYAESNENLIPYGLLNHVHMPEIAKTIERLSGGNAAGLVFTPHLVPMTRGILATIYCRGRATTDQCLDAARRFYAGRSFVRVTAKPPQTKWATGSNLAFVSYGADPERNLVIAMGVVDNLGKGAAGQAVQNANLICGLPETTGLDGAPVWP, via the coding sequence ATGAGCATTCGCGTCGGCATTGTTGGGATCAGCGGTTTTGGCGGCGGCGAGGCGTTGCGCCTGATCGCGAGCCATCCGTCTTTCGAGCTGGTCTACGCTGCGGGCGAAAGCAGCGCCGGCAGCCGCTTGGTGGATCGCTTCCCCGGTGTGCCGGGCAAGCTGGCCGAGTTGGTGATCGAGAAATGGGACCCTGCGACCTTGCCGAAGCTCGACGTGCTGTTCGCGTCGCTGCCTACGGGCGCCTCGGCCGAGGCTCTCGCTCGCGTGCCCAAGGATGTGAAGATCGTCGATATCGGCGGCGACCACCGTTACGTGGAGGGCTGGGCGTATGGCCTGGCCGACATATGGCCTGCCCAGATCAAGGGGCAGACCCGCATTGCCAATCCCGGCTGCTTCCCCGCCGCGACGCTGATCGCGCTGGCGCCGCTGCTGGCCGACGGGCTGATCGAGCCGGGTAATATCGTGATCGACGTCAAGACGGGCATCTCCGGAGCAGGCCGGGGTGGCGACAGCATGTTCGGCTACGCCGAGAGCAATGAGAACCTGATCCCCTACGGTCTGCTCAACCACGTCCACATGCCCGAGATCGCCAAGACGATCGAGCGGTTGAGTGGCGGCAACGCAGCCGGGCTGGTGTTCACGCCGCACTTGGTGCCGATGACGCGCGGCATTCTCGCCACCATCTACTGCCGCGGCCGCGCCACCACGGACCAGTGCCTGGACGCGGCGCGGCGCTTCTATGCCGGGCGTTCGTTCGTCCGCGTGACCGCCAAGCCGCCACAGACCAAATGGGCTACCGGCTCGAACCTCGCGTTCGTCAGCTATGGGGCCGATCCCGAGCGCAACCTGGTTATCGCGATGGGGGTGGTCGATAATCTTGGCAAGGGCGCGGCAGGTCAGGCGGTGCAGAATGCGAACCTGATCTGCGGTCTGCCTGAAACGACCGGGTTGGACGGCGCGCCTGTGTGGCCTTGA
- a CDS encoding LysR family transcriptional regulator: MKFRNLYLIEVFHAVMKTGSMTGAGRLLNLSQPSVSKYIQILEASIGTELFVREGRGISPTPTAMIMYEDVHALFDQANNIYRIMESVSRTSRRTVRIGVPPLLGSRFIADVLAHVEREQRDFDLNIVVKDSVILRSWVNSGRLDLAIVHDLISGAGVNIATAPMICIMPVAHPLNSRSHVGALDLLNYDCVGFESDSPMQSRVDHVLSECGVKIYARAIVTTTPTLVELVGVGVGISVVHPFALIDAHSPIVWKPFQPEIPWDYRVISSPTLRNSLLVTEFLEAIRAVASTWLQRLTSPQQIP; encoded by the coding sequence ATGAAGTTCAGGAATCTATATCTGATAGAGGTCTTCCACGCGGTCATGAAGACCGGCTCCATGACGGGTGCCGGGCGACTGCTCAACCTGTCGCAACCCTCCGTCAGCAAGTACATCCAAATTCTCGAAGCCTCTATCGGCACCGAATTGTTTGTTCGCGAAGGGCGAGGCATATCGCCCACGCCGACTGCGATGATCATGTATGAAGATGTCCACGCGCTCTTTGATCAGGCGAATAACATTTATCGAATCATGGAGTCGGTGTCCCGCACATCGCGGCGAACCGTTCGGATCGGAGTACCGCCCCTTCTGGGCTCCAGATTCATCGCGGACGTTCTCGCCCATGTCGAGCGCGAACAGCGAGACTTTGATCTCAACATCGTTGTGAAGGATTCGGTGATCCTCCGAAGCTGGGTCAATTCAGGGCGCCTCGATCTCGCGATCGTCCATGACCTGATCTCTGGTGCTGGTGTCAACATCGCGACCGCGCCGATGATCTGCATCATGCCCGTTGCCCATCCCCTCAACAGCAGGTCTCACGTCGGCGCGTTGGACTTGCTAAACTACGACTGCGTTGGTTTCGAGAGCGATAGCCCTATGCAATCTCGCGTCGATCATGTGCTCAGCGAGTGCGGCGTGAAAATTTATGCGCGCGCCATCGTGACGACGACACCAACGCTTGTGGAACTGGTCGGAGTAGGGGTCGGAATTTCCGTCGTCCATCCTTTCGCATTGATCGACGCACACTCGCCCATCGTCTGGAAACCTTTCCAACCTGAGATCCCTTGGGACTATCGTGTGATTTCAAGTCCAACGCTTCGTAATTCACTTCTCGTCACCGAATTTTTGGAAGCGATCAGAGCGGTTGCATCAACGTGGCTACAGCGATTGACTTCCCCCCAGCAAATTCCCTGA
- a CDS encoding PotD/PotF family extracellular solute-binding protein, translated as MTKPTSGRTAGLGGTIERRRSLAMLASALAVSASGISLAAAQEPAKPKSLTVNAFSGVYEACIRKTLVPTFESATGIKVNLVTTQPPLAKLQAQGDNPDLDVFVAGQSDMKAAHDFGVLTNIDPTKLTNLPDLYKSLVNIGTDEGKRYSVVFTYNPTGLIYNGDLWKTPPGSWFDLTADSTPSIVNVRMPDTQNTVAWLAIMAKSVNGDWPTKLSDYDKVVELMRTKLKPKLGTVLPSAGAMQSSFVDDPRSSLTVGPQNVAIAMAKRYRLNIKWAAPKEGSYILTTEAGVTKTKNNYWAHKLIDSMLDKSNQKAFAECGYYGPVNASTQLSPSFDGQITQGEENVAKIMQLPWQKITPISSELGKAFLAAVEN; from the coding sequence ATGACCAAACCAACGTCAGGCAGGACAGCAGGACTGGGAGGCACAATCGAAAGGCGGCGCTCTTTGGCCATGCTGGCTTCCGCGCTTGCTGTTTCGGCATCCGGTATCTCTTTGGCAGCCGCACAAGAGCCGGCAAAGCCGAAATCTCTCACCGTGAACGCATTCTCCGGCGTCTACGAGGCCTGTATCAGAAAGACGCTCGTCCCCACCTTCGAATCAGCGACGGGAATAAAGGTCAATCTCGTCACAACCCAGCCGCCGCTCGCCAAGCTGCAGGCCCAAGGCGACAATCCCGATCTGGATGTCTTCGTTGCCGGTCAGTCGGACATGAAAGCGGCGCATGATTTCGGCGTCCTGACCAATATCGACCCGACGAAACTCACTAATCTACCCGACCTTTACAAGTCGTTGGTGAATATCGGCACAGATGAGGGCAAGCGTTACTCGGTGGTATTCACCTACAATCCGACGGGACTGATCTATAACGGCGATCTCTGGAAGACACCGCCTGGCTCGTGGTTTGATCTTACCGCGGATTCCACACCTAGCATCGTGAACGTTCGGATGCCGGACACTCAGAACACCGTTGCGTGGCTAGCCATCATGGCCAAGTCCGTCAACGGCGATTGGCCGACCAAGCTCTCGGACTATGACAAAGTCGTCGAGTTGATGCGCACCAAGCTGAAGCCCAAGCTCGGAACCGTGCTGCCGAGTGCCGGCGCCATGCAGTCCTCATTTGTCGACGATCCGCGCAGTTCTCTGACTGTTGGACCTCAGAACGTGGCAATCGCCATGGCGAAGCGATACAGGCTCAACATCAAATGGGCCGCGCCAAAGGAAGGCTCGTACATCCTCACCACCGAGGCCGGCGTTACCAAGACGAAGAACAACTACTGGGCCCACAAGCTCATCGATTCGATGCTGGACAAGAGCAACCAGAAAGCCTTCGCCGAGTGCGGATATTACGGGCCGGTGAACGCCTCTACGCAATTGAGCCCCAGCTTTGACGGGCAAATTACGCAAGGCGAGGAAAACGTCGCCAAGATCATGCAGCTTCCGTGGCAGAAGATCACGCCGATCTCGTCGGAACTCGGGAAAGCTTTCCTGGCCGCAGTCGAAAATTAA
- a CDS encoding ABC transporter ATP-binding protein produces MHEIEGERMSDLQVELKDISFKYDAIGRGSIDKLNLQIGKGEFVSLLGRSGCGKTTTLKLLAGLLNASSGTISVNGKDVTNVGPEKRNISMVFQNYALFPHMDVFDNIGFGLKMKRAMPVAERAAKVEAVLDLIGLQEFKHKHPKELSGGQQQRVGLARAIVTEPDVMLLDEPLSNLDAQLRENMCVELMNLQRKLKLSVLYVTHDRSEALSMSNRIAVMDGGRIVEIDNPNRLYRDPDFAVTAKTLGEANIWPTRRFSEAVMSSLRAALGSDTVAGGDSVLVRPEDVSIGTADTRPGLHLPAEIVSIIYRGDQYRLTLVIPEFGLDTFCTIRARDGFDHGIGDRVDLFVNYRDLRIVRSDAKGGGR; encoded by the coding sequence ATGCATGAGATCGAAGGGGAGCGCATGTCTGATCTACAGGTAGAATTGAAGGATATATCGTTCAAATACGATGCGATCGGACGCGGCAGCATTGATAAACTGAACCTGCAAATCGGCAAAGGTGAATTCGTTTCGCTCCTGGGCCGCAGTGGTTGCGGAAAAACGACCACGCTGAAGCTGCTCGCCGGCCTTCTCAACGCAAGCTCTGGAACGATTTCCGTGAACGGCAAGGACGTCACAAACGTCGGACCAGAGAAAAGGAACATCTCCATGGTGTTCCAGAACTATGCGCTTTTTCCGCATATGGACGTATTCGACAATATCGGCTTCGGCCTCAAAATGAAACGGGCAATGCCCGTCGCTGAACGCGCAGCAAAGGTCGAGGCAGTACTCGACCTGATCGGACTTCAAGAATTCAAGCACAAGCACCCAAAGGAACTCAGCGGCGGCCAGCAACAAAGGGTCGGGCTTGCGCGCGCCATCGTCACCGAGCCGGACGTCATGCTTCTCGATGAGCCTTTATCCAATCTGGACGCACAGCTTCGGGAAAACATGTGCGTCGAACTGATGAACCTTCAGCGCAAGCTTAAGCTGTCGGTCCTCTACGTGACCCACGATCGGTCCGAGGCATTATCGATGTCGAACCGAATCGCCGTCATGGACGGCGGCCGGATCGTGGAGATCGACAATCCGAACCGTCTTTATCGCGATCCTGATTTCGCCGTGACGGCAAAGACATTGGGTGAGGCGAACATCTGGCCGACCAGACGTTTCTCGGAAGCCGTTATGTCCTCTCTTCGGGCGGCACTCGGCTCCGACACCGTCGCCGGCGGAGACAGCGTGCTCGTCCGCCCAGAGGATGTTTCGATCGGCACAGCGGATACTCGCCCAGGCCTCCACCTTCCGGCAGAGATCGTTTCGATCATCTATCGGGGTGATCAATACAGATTAACCTTGGTCATTCCGGAATTCGGACTGGATACGTTCTGCACGATCCGTGCACGCGATGGGTTCGATCATGGAATTGGGGATCGGGTGGACCTCTTCGTCAATTACCGTGACCTGCGGATCGTCCGCAGTGATGCAAAGGGGGGCGGCCGATGA
- a CDS encoding ABC transporter permease: protein MKSRVGLLALPALPLIALFCASVIWVVFVSFSSSDPRSLYQFPLTSSNYWSVFTTPFAYRSVVRSIYLGITSTIVCIVIGYLVAFHISRNEKKKDTIVSVILAVYMVSFIVKIFALSIILAPAGPLNEMMKGAGLITSPIIFMGTELAIVIGLVYTALPITILVLLSQFEQIPHYYRDAAACFGANRWQRLYHVHLPLSMPGILTCIVFTLPPSIAAFEVPMLLGRGRINMISTQIYQSSSGLSGANWPLAASLSVILLMISGGIILTIQYWLARRKVV, encoded by the coding sequence ATGAAGAGTAGGGTCGGTCTTCTCGCGCTTCCGGCGCTTCCGCTGATCGCTTTATTCTGCGCCAGTGTGATCTGGGTTGTCTTCGTCAGTTTTTCGTCTTCAGATCCGCGATCTCTCTATCAATTTCCATTGACGTCAAGCAATTACTGGTCCGTGTTTACAACGCCTTTCGCTTATCGATCCGTAGTTCGGAGCATTTATCTCGGAATTACGTCAACGATCGTCTGCATCGTCATCGGATATCTCGTCGCGTTTCACATCTCCCGAAACGAGAAGAAGAAGGACACGATCGTTTCGGTGATCCTGGCCGTGTACATGGTCAGCTTCATCGTGAAGATATTTGCACTGTCGATCATCCTCGCGCCGGCCGGGCCGCTGAACGAAATGATGAAAGGCGCCGGACTGATTACAAGCCCCATTATATTCATGGGAACCGAATTGGCGATCGTGATCGGCCTTGTCTATACGGCACTCCCGATCACCATCCTCGTCCTGCTTTCTCAATTCGAGCAAATACCGCACTACTACAGAGATGCCGCAGCTTGCTTCGGCGCCAACCGATGGCAGAGGCTTTACCACGTCCACCTGCCACTATCGATGCCAGGCATCTTGACCTGCATCGTCTTCACCTTGCCTCCAAGCATCGCTGCCTTCGAAGTTCCGATGCTACTTGGACGAGGGCGCATCAACATGATTTCGACGCAGATCTACCAATCATCATCGGGTCTTTCTGGCGCCAACTGGCCACTTGCTGCCAGCCTGTCGGTTATCTTGTTGATGATCAGCGGCGGCATCATCCTCACCATTCAATATTGGCTGGCACGTCGCAAGGTTGTCTGA
- a CDS encoding ABC transporter permease, translating to MGMIASRTLTYFVLFIICLPVIFLAVASVNENVVPYPVTGFSLEWFKEALSRSDYLVAAGRSAFVSLAVMIVSGVLAMLLAVAVTRGRSGWLKPLNFLAVLPIFIPHSVMAFAMLIMAASFNLLGSITILFIAYLSVAFPLMYRAFVGSLQHANTDVENAARVFGMSRTRAFMETTMRAVSRGAVIAAVMAIVAVFNDASISTFLGTSNNQMFAMKLFTYMANEYDSLAAAYGIIMFLIAIPFIVLVSRAMGVKQFKAI from the coding sequence ATGGGCATGATCGCAAGTCGCACGCTCACATACTTCGTTCTCTTCATCATTTGCTTGCCAGTCATCTTTCTGGCGGTGGCATCGGTCAATGAGAACGTCGTACCGTACCCCGTGACCGGGTTCAGTCTGGAATGGTTTAAGGAGGCCTTGTCTCGCTCAGATTACCTTGTGGCCGCTGGCAGATCCGCCTTCGTCAGCCTGGCTGTCATGATCGTGTCGGGTGTCCTGGCGATGTTGCTGGCGGTCGCCGTCACGCGGGGTCGTTCCGGATGGCTTAAACCGCTCAATTTCCTTGCCGTCTTGCCGATCTTTATTCCTCACAGCGTGATGGCGTTCGCCATGCTGATCATGGCGGCATCGTTCAATTTGCTTGGGTCGATCACGATCCTCTTCATCGCCTATCTTTCGGTGGCCTTTCCTCTGATGTACCGGGCTTTTGTCGGCTCTCTTCAGCACGCCAATACTGATGTGGAGAACGCCGCTCGCGTTTTCGGCATGTCGCGAACTCGCGCCTTCATGGAAACAACCATGCGAGCGGTCAGTCGAGGCGCGGTCATCGCCGCAGTCATGGCGATCGTCGCCGTCTTCAACGATGCCTCGATCAGCACGTTCCTTGGAACGTCAAACAACCAGATGTTCGCCATGAAGCTGTTTACTTACATGGCAAACGAATACGACTCGTTGGCCGCTGCTTACGGCATCATCATGTTCCTGATCGCGATCCCCTTTATCGTGCTCGTCAGCCGGGCCATGGGCGTCAAGCAATTCAAGGCTATTTAG
- a CDS encoding 3'-5' exonuclease, whose amino-acid sequence MASSQFDLFDNAPGYRQTPRPVPRKRKPDTVPLSPGGDDEAAAQRLEQTGRFKVLRKLVPRPIVPRAQSAFPHLALLVDTETTGLQHARDEIIEIGAVAFTYDDEGAVGDVVGIYSGLRQPSVPIPAEITRLTGITDEMVAGHDIDIAALDAFIEPADLVIAHNAGFDRPFCERLSPAFASKAWACSVTEIRWADLGFEGNKLGYLVGQSGLFHEGHRATDDCNALLEVLARPVGASGTRPFSELLRSSARSRIRIYAENAPFDMKDHLKGRGYRWSDGSDGRPRAWWIEIDEELHDEELRYLRTDIYGWADAEPLTLRLTAHDRFRA is encoded by the coding sequence ATGGCATCCTCCCAATTTGATCTGTTCGACAACGCGCCGGGATACCGGCAGACGCCACGACCGGTGCCGAGAAAGCGCAAGCCGGATACCGTGCCGCTGTCGCCCGGCGGCGATGACGAAGCGGCTGCCCAAAGGCTGGAGCAGACCGGCCGTTTCAAGGTGCTGCGCAAGCTCGTGCCTCGCCCTATCGTCCCGCGCGCGCAGAGCGCCTTCCCGCACCTCGCGCTGCTGGTCGATACGGAGACGACGGGCCTGCAGCATGCCCGGGACGAGATCATCGAAATTGGCGCCGTTGCTTTCACCTATGACGATGAGGGCGCGGTCGGGGATGTTGTCGGCATCTATAGCGGCTTGCGCCAGCCATCGGTGCCCATCCCCGCGGAGATCACGCGGCTGACGGGCATCACCGACGAGATGGTCGCCGGTCACGACATCGATATCGCGGCGCTCGATGCATTCATCGAACCTGCCGATCTCGTCATCGCCCATAATGCCGGGTTCGATCGCCCGTTCTGCGAGCGGCTGTCGCCAGCCTTCGCGTCAAAAGCCTGGGCCTGCTCCGTCACGGAAATTCGCTGGGCGGACCTGGGCTTTGAAGGCAACAAGCTCGGATATCTCGTCGGTCAGTCCGGGCTGTTCCACGAGGGCCACCGCGCAACGGATGACTGCAATGCCCTCCTGGAGGTCCTGGCGAGACCGGTGGGAGCCAGCGGAACGCGACCGTTCTCCGAGCTGTTGCGATCGAGCGCGCGCAGCAGAATCCGCATCTACGCGGAAAATGCACCCTTCGACATGAAGGATCACCTCAAGGGGCGCGGCTATCGATGGTCGGATGGGAGTGACGGAAGGCCCCGGGCCTGGTGGATCGAAATCGACGAAGAGCTCCATGACGAGGAGCTCCGCTATCTCCGCACCGACATCTATGGCTGGGCAGACGCCGAGCCGCTGACCCTGCGGCTGACGGCGCATGATCGATTTCGTGCGTGA